Proteins found in one Methanofastidiosum sp. genomic segment:
- a CDS encoding ornithine cyclodeaminase family protein translates to MLILSENDLRSVLNYKNVLKALESGFVAYKRKGEFPLRTSIESSENKTTVLFMPSSFMDKSGVKIISLCENNPSNRLPYSRAVYMLVSLKDGAPLCIMNGTYLTYIRTAVTSLLASKYLAKNNPKTLGVIGTGNIGAFTCDAHLSHFEIERIYAFDKLEYSLNSFGQRLHSDYTPNIVICKDGNEVVSNSDIVITATSSTTPVFNSRSVIDGTHINAIGAYKKTMQEIPESLMLKAKILVDTIEGAISEPGDIVIPLQNGLINKEDITEISDVILKRISRNNSDITLFKSVGFSLEDIITAELAYNESKKKSIGVEVEI, encoded by the coding sequence ATGTTAATACTTTCTGAAAATGATCTTAGGTCAGTCCTTAATTATAAAAATGTGCTAAAAGCTCTAGAATCAGGATTTGTAGCCTACAAAAGAAAAGGAGAATTTCCACTTAGAACCTCAATAGAATCTAGTGAAAATAAAACAACGGTACTATTCATGCCATCTTCTTTTATGGACAAATCAGGTGTAAAAATAATATCTTTATGCGAAAATAATCCTTCAAATAGGCTGCCTTATTCCAGAGCAGTTTATATGTTGGTATCCCTTAAAGATGGAGCTCCCCTTTGCATCATGAATGGAACTTATCTGACATACATTAGAACTGCAGTTACTTCATTATTGGCATCAAAGTATCTTGCAAAGAATAATCCAAAAACTTTAGGAGTCATAGGAACTGGAAACATAGGGGCATTTACTTGTGACGCTCATCTTTCACATTTTGAAATTGAGAGAATATATGCTTTCGATAAATTAGAATACTCTCTTAATTCCTTTGGGCAAAGATTACATTCTGACTATACTCCTAATATCGTTATTTGCAAAGATGGAAATGAAGTTGTATCTAACTCAGACATTGTTATCACCGCAACAAGTTCTACAACGCCTGTTTTTAATTCTCGTTCTGTCATTGATGGAACTCATATCAATGCAATTGGCGCTTATAAAAAAACAATGCAAGAGATTCCAGAAAGTCTTATGCTAAAGGCAAAAATACTTGTAGACACTATCGAGGGTGCAATCTCTGAGCCTGGAGATATTGTAATCCCATTGCAAAATGGATTAATCAATAAAGAAGATATTACTGAGATTTCAGATGTTATTCTAAAAAGAATATCAAGAAATAACTCTGATATTACTCTTTTCAAATCAGTAGGATTTTCATTGGAAGACATAATAACTGCTGAGCTCGCATATAACGAATCAAAGAAAAAAAGTATTGGAGTGGAAGTAGAAATTTAA